In a genomic window of Erigeron canadensis isolate Cc75 chromosome 5, C_canadensis_v1, whole genome shotgun sequence:
- the LOC122600942 gene encoding cellulose synthase-like protein G3 isoform X1 gives MEKLHTYKHIPCTTFNRIFAIIYTLAILALIYHHFLTLIHHSTTVTSVIITASLLISDVILGFMWATTTSFRLRPILRQVYPENLDKVLDKKDFPTLDIFICTADPYKEPPMNVVNTALSLMAYDYPPEKISVYVSDDGGSELTLFAFMEAAKFAKIWLPFCRDNNIIDRCPEAYFSSDRHAKHELESEEIKTMYESLKIRVENVVERGEVCPHYITNEAQNLTFSKYRISGFTRSNHPAIIQVLTESAKEKDNKGQSMPNLVYVSREKDKTSPHHFKAGALNSLLRVSGVMTNSSIILTQDCDMYSNDPQTPKRALCYFSDPSVRTNLGYIQFPQRYHGLNKDDIYGGEFLRLFVTNPVGMDGLQGPSYVGSGCFFRRRVFFGGPTSMVPPELQELKPDHIVRKPITAQPIIEMAHHVAGCNYENNTKWGYNLGFRYGSLVEDYFTGYRLQCEGWESIFCHPSRPAFLGDVPISLIDAVSQTKRWAIGLLEVAFSEYVPLVFGSRCMGFVMGLCYAHYAFWPIWSIPITIYSFLPQIALLNGLNIFPKVTDPWFLLYVFLFFGAYGQDCYDFILFESTYKRWWNDQRIWLIRGLSPYLFGLIEYTFRHLGIATQGFNVTSKVQDDEQSKRYDQGLMEFGVHSPMFIPLTTASIVNLFALIFGILQMSSFTNLEKLFAQFFIAFFGVLNSWPVYEAMLRSDKGRIPIKTIIISMCLASILCGGTSLVI, from the exons TGCAATCATATACACTTTGGCTATCCTTGCCCTTATTTACCACCATTTCCTCACCCTAATCCACCATTCCACCACTGTTACCTCCGTCATCATCACCGCTTCTCTCTTAATCTCCGACGTAATCCTTGGGTTCATGTGGGCCACTACTACTTCCTTCCGCCTTCGCCCCATCCTTAGACAAGTTTACCCCGAAAATCTAGACAAAGTACTAGACAAAAAGGATTTTCCAACCTTGGACATATTCATTTGCACCGCGGATCCTTATAAAGAACCTCCTATGAACGTCGTTAACACGGCTTTGTCTTTAATGGCTTACGACTACCCTCCCGAGAAGATATCTGTCTATGTTTCGGACGATGGTGGCTCGGAGCTTACTCTTTTTGCTTTCATGGAGGCTGCAAAGTTTGCAAAGATTTGGTTACCGTTTTGTAGGGATAATAACATTATAGATAGATGTCCCGAAGCATATTTTAGCTCTGACCGCCACGCAAAGCATGAGCTAGAGAGTGAAGAGATCAAG ACGATGTACGAGAGTCTAAAGATAAGAGTCGAGAACGTGGTTGAAAGAGGTGAAGTATGTCCACATTACATTACTAATGAAGCACAAAATCTAACTTTCAGCAAGTATCGAATTTCAGGATTTACTCGCTCGAACCATCCTGCCATTATCCAG GTATTGACTGAGAGTGCAAAAGAAAAGGACAACAAGGGACAGTCGATGCCAAATCTTGTGTATGTATCAAGGGAAAAAGACAAAACATCCCCACACCATTTCAAGGCTGGTGCTCTCAATTCATTG CTTCGAGTATCAGGTGTTATGACCAATAGCTCTATAATTCTTACTCAAGATTGCGACATGTATTCTAATGATCCACAAACACCCAAGAGAgcattatgttatttttctgATCCATCGGTTCGAACCAATTTAGGATACATTCAGTTCCCTCAACGTTATCATGGTCTAAACAAAGATGATATTTACGGAGGTGAATTCTTGCGGTTATTTGTAACAAACCCGGTTGGTATGGATGGTTTACAAGGCCCGTCTTATGTTGGAAGTGGATGCTTCTTTCGTCGTCGGGTTTTCTTTGGTGGGCCCACGTCGATGGTGCCACCCGAATTACAAGAATTGAAACCAGACCATATCGTGAGGAAGCCAATTACGGCACAACCAATTATTGAAATGGCACATCATGTGGCTGGGTGCAACTATGAAAATAACACCAAATGGGGATATAAT tTAGGATTTCGTTATGGGTCACTTGTGGAGGACTATTTCACGGGATACAGATTACAATGTGAAGGATGGGAGTCTATTTTTTGCCATCCGAGTAGGCCGGCATTTTTGGGTGATGTACCGATCTCTCTCATTGACGCTGTTAGCCAAACCAAAAGATGGGCTATTGGACTTCTTGAGGTTGCCTTCTCAGAATATGTACCTCTGGTATTTGGATCACGATGCATGGGCTTTGTTATGGGCTTATGTTATGCACATTATGCATTTTGGCCCATCTGGTCAATTCCAATCACCATATACTCATTCCTCCCTCAAATTGCCCTTTTGAATGGATTAAACATCTTCCCAAAG GTGACGGATCCATGGTTCTTGCTctatgttttcttattttttggtGCATATGGTCAAGATTGTTATGACTTCATCTTATTTGAAAGCACCTACAAGAGATGGTGGAATGATCAAAGAATATGGCTGATAAGGGGCCTATCGCCCTACTTGTTTGGACTAATCGAGTACACTTTTAGACACTTAGGGATAGCGACACAAGGTTTCAATGTGACAAGCAAAGTGCAAGATGATGAACAAAGCAAAAGATATGATCAAGGCCTTATGGAATTTGGGGTTCACTCCCCAATGTTTATACCCTTGACAACTGCATCCATTGTTAACTTATTTGCGTTGATATTTGGGATTTTACAAATGTCAAGTTTCACGAACTTGGAAAAGTTGTTTGCGCAGTTCTTTATAGCCTTTTTCGGGGTACTCAACAGTTGGCCGGTTTATGAAGCTATGTTAAGGAGTGACAAAGGAAGAATTCCGATTAAGACCATCATTATTTCGATGTGTTTGGCATCCATTTTATGTGGTGGCACTTCTCTAGTAATATAA
- the LOC122600942 gene encoding cellulose synthase-like protein G3 isoform X2, translated as MEKLHTYKHIPCTTFNRIFAIIYTLAILALIYHHFLTLIHHSTTVTSVIITASLLISDVILGFMWATTTSFRLRPILRQVYPENLDKVLDKKDFPTLDIFICTADPYKEPPMNVVNTALSLMAYDYPPEKISVYVSDDGGSELTLFAFMEAAKFAKIWLPFCRDNNIIDRCPEAYFSSDRHAKHELESEEIKTMYESLKIRVENVVERGEVCPHYITNEAQNLTFSKYRISGFTRSNHPAIIQLRVSGVMTNSSIILTQDCDMYSNDPQTPKRALCYFSDPSVRTNLGYIQFPQRYHGLNKDDIYGGEFLRLFVTNPVGMDGLQGPSYVGSGCFFRRRVFFGGPTSMVPPELQELKPDHIVRKPITAQPIIEMAHHVAGCNYENNTKWGYNLGFRYGSLVEDYFTGYRLQCEGWESIFCHPSRPAFLGDVPISLIDAVSQTKRWAIGLLEVAFSEYVPLVFGSRCMGFVMGLCYAHYAFWPIWSIPITIYSFLPQIALLNGLNIFPKVTDPWFLLYVFLFFGAYGQDCYDFILFESTYKRWWNDQRIWLIRGLSPYLFGLIEYTFRHLGIATQGFNVTSKVQDDEQSKRYDQGLMEFGVHSPMFIPLTTASIVNLFALIFGILQMSSFTNLEKLFAQFFIAFFGVLNSWPVYEAMLRSDKGRIPIKTIIISMCLASILCGGTSLVI; from the exons TGCAATCATATACACTTTGGCTATCCTTGCCCTTATTTACCACCATTTCCTCACCCTAATCCACCATTCCACCACTGTTACCTCCGTCATCATCACCGCTTCTCTCTTAATCTCCGACGTAATCCTTGGGTTCATGTGGGCCACTACTACTTCCTTCCGCCTTCGCCCCATCCTTAGACAAGTTTACCCCGAAAATCTAGACAAAGTACTAGACAAAAAGGATTTTCCAACCTTGGACATATTCATTTGCACCGCGGATCCTTATAAAGAACCTCCTATGAACGTCGTTAACACGGCTTTGTCTTTAATGGCTTACGACTACCCTCCCGAGAAGATATCTGTCTATGTTTCGGACGATGGTGGCTCGGAGCTTACTCTTTTTGCTTTCATGGAGGCTGCAAAGTTTGCAAAGATTTGGTTACCGTTTTGTAGGGATAATAACATTATAGATAGATGTCCCGAAGCATATTTTAGCTCTGACCGCCACGCAAAGCATGAGCTAGAGAGTGAAGAGATCAAG ACGATGTACGAGAGTCTAAAGATAAGAGTCGAGAACGTGGTTGAAAGAGGTGAAGTATGTCCACATTACATTACTAATGAAGCACAAAATCTAACTTTCAGCAAGTATCGAATTTCAGGATTTACTCGCTCGAACCATCCTGCCATTATCCAG CTTCGAGTATCAGGTGTTATGACCAATAGCTCTATAATTCTTACTCAAGATTGCGACATGTATTCTAATGATCCACAAACACCCAAGAGAgcattatgttatttttctgATCCATCGGTTCGAACCAATTTAGGATACATTCAGTTCCCTCAACGTTATCATGGTCTAAACAAAGATGATATTTACGGAGGTGAATTCTTGCGGTTATTTGTAACAAACCCGGTTGGTATGGATGGTTTACAAGGCCCGTCTTATGTTGGAAGTGGATGCTTCTTTCGTCGTCGGGTTTTCTTTGGTGGGCCCACGTCGATGGTGCCACCCGAATTACAAGAATTGAAACCAGACCATATCGTGAGGAAGCCAATTACGGCACAACCAATTATTGAAATGGCACATCATGTGGCTGGGTGCAACTATGAAAATAACACCAAATGGGGATATAAT tTAGGATTTCGTTATGGGTCACTTGTGGAGGACTATTTCACGGGATACAGATTACAATGTGAAGGATGGGAGTCTATTTTTTGCCATCCGAGTAGGCCGGCATTTTTGGGTGATGTACCGATCTCTCTCATTGACGCTGTTAGCCAAACCAAAAGATGGGCTATTGGACTTCTTGAGGTTGCCTTCTCAGAATATGTACCTCTGGTATTTGGATCACGATGCATGGGCTTTGTTATGGGCTTATGTTATGCACATTATGCATTTTGGCCCATCTGGTCAATTCCAATCACCATATACTCATTCCTCCCTCAAATTGCCCTTTTGAATGGATTAAACATCTTCCCAAAG GTGACGGATCCATGGTTCTTGCTctatgttttcttattttttggtGCATATGGTCAAGATTGTTATGACTTCATCTTATTTGAAAGCACCTACAAGAGATGGTGGAATGATCAAAGAATATGGCTGATAAGGGGCCTATCGCCCTACTTGTTTGGACTAATCGAGTACACTTTTAGACACTTAGGGATAGCGACACAAGGTTTCAATGTGACAAGCAAAGTGCAAGATGATGAACAAAGCAAAAGATATGATCAAGGCCTTATGGAATTTGGGGTTCACTCCCCAATGTTTATACCCTTGACAACTGCATCCATTGTTAACTTATTTGCGTTGATATTTGGGATTTTACAAATGTCAAGTTTCACGAACTTGGAAAAGTTGTTTGCGCAGTTCTTTATAGCCTTTTTCGGGGTACTCAACAGTTGGCCGGTTTATGAAGCTATGTTAAGGAGTGACAAAGGAAGAATTCCGATTAAGACCATCATTATTTCGATGTGTTTGGCATCCATTTTATGTGGTGGCACTTCTCTAGTAATATAA
- the LOC122602048 gene encoding protein ABIL2-like, translated as MESKNTISNAKDQLPTSNYDEVLLRHSLLFSDGLKDLRNVREQLYSAAEHFEDSYKNDQKQMLLESLKDYISKSLIKTVDHLGSVTHKVNKFLDEHVNDVSETKLRLACMEQSLQTCQEYANHGGLSQKSLMVQTLKYHKHYPVQEACITEDIKAEKEMIQSSGLRKEDSEQPPSEFPVAFSFAKAASHQTKAKRSRSMSPLRFPIKRSGSTANQSTCPSFSVKLSASSNHRSISPCSSTSRQQVSHTISVFCNSQKPTVDWRSQSVCPQRQSPKAMQVYSKKTRNLFKALLSMYKSKKNII; from the exons ATGGAGAGCAAGAATACAATATCTAATGCTAAAGATCAGCTTCCCACTTCTAACTATGATGAAGTTCTCTTGAGGCATAGTTTGCTCTTTTCCGATGGGCTAAAG GACTTGAGAAATGTAAGAGAACAGTTGTACTCAGCTGCAGAGCATTTTGAAGATTCTTACAAGAATGATCAGAAACAAAT GTTGTTGGAGAGCTTAAAAGACTACATCTCCAAATCCCTGATTAAAACCGTGGACCACTTGGGTTCGGTGACACACAAAGTTAACAAGTTCTTAGATGAACATGTCAATGATGTATCCGAAACAAAGCTTCGACTGGCATGCATGGAACAG AGCTTACAAACATGCCAAGAATATGCCAACCATGGTGGACTATCACAAAAATCACTGATGGTGCAGACACTAAAATACCATAAGCATTATCCTGTCCAAG AGGCTTGCATTACTGAAGATATTAAAGCAGAAAAAGAAATGATCCAGTCATCAGGTTTAAG AAAAGAGGATTCTGAACAACCTCCTTCTGAGTTCCCAGTTGCTTTTTCATTTGCAAAGGCTGCATCACACCAAACAAAGG CAAAACGATCACGGTCAATGTCACCACTACGCTTCCCTATTAAACGATCTGGGTCAACTGCAAATCAATCCACTTGTCCAAGCTTTTCTGTCAAGCTTTCTGCATCCTCAAATCATCGATCCATCAGTCCATGCTCTTCCACTAGCAGGCAACAAGTAAGCCATACTATTTCAGTTTTCTGCAATAGCCAGAAACCAACTGTAGATTGGAGATCTCAATCCGTGTGCCCACAAAGACAAAGCCCAAAAGCTATGCAAGTCTACTCTAAGAAAACCAGAAACCTTTTCAAAGCCTTGCTTAGCATGTACaagtcaaagaaaaatattatataa